From one Thermomicrobiales bacterium genomic stretch:
- a CDS encoding TIGR00730 family Rossman fold protein has product MRTICVFCGARSGVDPRYSETASNLGELIATSGRRLVFGGGDIGLMGAVSAAAHASGGAVVGVIPASLIDRELERSPEIALRVVRTMHERKAMMVELSDGFVALPGGFGTLDELFEILTWSQLGIHRKPVGLLNSGGFYDRLLAFLDSLVADGFLLGGHHELLIVDDDPASLLDRMDRWVAPDLARWADLEDV; this is encoded by the coding sequence ATGCGGACGATCTGTGTATTCTGCGGCGCCAGATCGGGTGTGGATCCGCGGTATTCGGAAACGGCGAGCAATCTCGGAGAGCTGATCGCAACATCCGGACGGCGACTGGTTTTCGGCGGGGGCGACATCGGGCTGATGGGCGCTGTGTCCGCGGCTGCCCATGCGTCGGGTGGCGCAGTTGTCGGCGTCATACCGGCGTCACTGATCGATCGGGAGCTGGAACGCTCGCCAGAGATCGCGCTGCGGGTCGTTCGGACGATGCACGAGCGCAAAGCGATGATGGTCGAGCTATCGGATGGCTTCGTCGCGTTGCCCGGCGGCTTCGGCACGCTCGACGAGCTCTTCGAGATCCTCACCTGGTCTCAGCTCGGCATCCATCGCAAGCCGGTCGGGCTGCTGAATTCGGGCGGCTTCTACGATCGGTTGCTGGCGTTTCTGGATAGCCTTGTCGCCGATGGATTTCTGCTGGGTGGCCACCACGAGCTGTTGATCGTCGATGACGATCCTGCCAGCCTCCTGGATCGGATGGACCGGTGGGTCGCGCCGGATCTGGCGAGGTGGGCGGACCTCGAAGATGTCTGA
- a CDS encoding enoyl-CoA hydratase/isomerase family protein, with protein MNATESSLLVAADGDIVTWTLNRPAVRNAVNLALLELLDAELDALRRNPPRVLILGATAPGFCAGIDLKESRDATAEFAHVRVTLMHQVLDKLRRFPSPVITAIDGACAGLGAELAISGDLRVASPTSRFGYPEPRVAVPSPSHHLISLVGLARAQDLLLTARWVPAPEAESFGIVSRIAVDADTAAQELAAQVAKLAPRSLMLTKENMNLSIRAGAEAASRHHIDGVTSSAWTSDRAEALAAFAERREPSFTGS; from the coding sequence GTGAACGCGACGGAATCGAGCCTGTTGGTTGCGGCCGATGGGGACATCGTCACCTGGACTCTGAATCGGCCGGCTGTCCGCAACGCGGTGAATCTGGCATTGCTGGAGTTGCTCGACGCTGAGCTCGACGCGCTTCGCCGAAATCCGCCCCGCGTCCTGATCCTCGGCGCGACCGCGCCCGGGTTCTGCGCAGGGATCGACCTCAAGGAGTCACGAGACGCGACCGCTGAATTCGCCCATGTCCGAGTCACGTTGATGCATCAAGTGCTGGACAAGCTGCGGCGCTTTCCATCTCCGGTTATCACGGCGATCGACGGGGCCTGCGCAGGTCTCGGGGCCGAGTTGGCTATTTCGGGAGACCTGCGAGTGGCATCGCCGACATCCAGATTCGGCTATCCAGAGCCACGCGTCGCCGTTCCGTCGCCGTCTCACCACTTGATCTCGCTGGTCGGGCTGGCCCGTGCCCAGGATCTTCTGCTCACCGCTCGCTGGGTTCCGGCGCCAGAAGCGGAGAGCTTCGGGATCGTTTCGAGAATCGCGGTCGACGCCGACACTGCTGCCCAGGAGCTTGCCGCGCAAGTCGCAAAGCTTGCGCCGCGCTCACTTATGTTAACTAAGGAGAATATGAACCTGAGCATCCGCGCCGGAGCTGAAGCAGCGTCCCGCCATCATATCGATGGCGTCACGAGCTCGGCATGGACAAGTGACCGCGCCGAGGCACTGGCGGCGTTCGCTGAGCGGCGCGAGCCATCGTTCACTGGATCTTGA
- a CDS encoding CoA transferase has translation MSGPLAGIRVLELSRHLAGPFASMTLGDLGADVIKVEPRIRGDDTRGYPPFWNGESTYYLSANRNKRSITLDLGTTEGQEVARALVAKSDILIENFRPGTTERWGLGYEHLREINPRLIYCAISAVGSDGPDRDRAGVDLLMQAYAGLMSITGDEHGAPVRVGTSVVDLTAGANAVQGILAALYIRERTGQGQRVESSLLEGQISWLTYHAVAYLASGEVPGRLGSFHASVAPYGAFPTGDGYLVVAVATDALWRRFCGAIEQPDLVTDPRFATNIDRCANRDALHQTLVPILAARGAVDWAVAMDAAGVPCSPVNSIDTVLGLPQSQYREMVVDIPRADLPGLRLPGVAIKLSDTPGSVRTPPPRLGEHTDEVLTELGYDGERISSLREKNVV, from the coding sequence GTGAGTGGACCACTAGCCGGCATCCGCGTCCTGGAGCTAAGCCGGCATCTGGCAGGCCCGTTCGCGTCAATGACGCTCGGAGACCTCGGCGCCGATGTCATCAAGGTCGAGCCGCGCATCCGTGGCGATGATACCCGTGGCTATCCGCCCTTTTGGAACGGTGAGAGCACGTACTACCTGAGCGCCAACCGCAACAAGCGGAGCATCACGCTCGATCTCGGCACAACTGAAGGCCAGGAGGTGGCGCGCGCGCTCGTTGCGAAGTCGGACATTCTGATCGAGAATTTCCGGCCCGGCACAACCGAGCGTTGGGGTCTCGGGTACGAGCACCTTCGTGAGATCAACCCGCGGCTGATCTATTGCGCCATCTCGGCGGTCGGGAGCGATGGCCCCGATCGCGATCGGGCAGGCGTCGACTTACTGATGCAGGCATACGCGGGGCTGATGAGCATTACGGGCGACGAACACGGAGCGCCGGTGCGAGTCGGAACGTCGGTCGTCGACCTGACGGCGGGAGCGAACGCTGTCCAGGGTATCCTCGCGGCGCTGTACATTCGGGAACGCACGGGACAGGGTCAACGAGTCGAGAGCTCTCTTCTGGAAGGGCAGATCTCCTGGCTTACGTATCACGCCGTTGCCTACCTCGCTTCTGGTGAAGTCCCCGGCCGGCTTGGCTCGTTTCACGCCAGCGTTGCCCCATATGGTGCGTTCCCGACCGGAGATGGGTATCTCGTCGTCGCCGTCGCAACCGATGCCCTCTGGAGACGATTCTGCGGCGCGATCGAGCAGCCGGATCTCGTCACTGACCCCCGCTTCGCCACCAACATCGACCGTTGCGCCAATCGAGACGCGCTCCACCAGACGCTTGTGCCGATCCTCGCGGCGCGTGGCGCAGTTGATTGGGCCGTGGCGATGGATGCTGCGGGAGTGCCGTGCAGCCCGGTCAACTCAATCGACACCGTTCTCGGCCTGCCCCAGTCCCAGTATCGCGAGATGGTTGTCGATATTCCTCGGGCGGATTTACCGGGGCTTCGCCTGCCGGGCGTTGCGATAAAGCTGTCAGATACACCCGGCAGCGTCAGGACGCCGCCGCCGCGGCTGGGGGAACATACCGACGAAGTCCTCACCGAGCTGGGATACGACGGCGAGAGGATATCGAGCTTGCGGGAAAAGAACGTCGTCTGA
- the fmt gene encoding methionyl-tRNA formyltransferase yields the protein MVSKLRIVFLGSPEIAIPSLQALARHPEIDVRLVVTQPDRPAGRGRRLTPPPVRLAADALGIDVIQPETLRDPVALDRIRQSEPDLLVVVAFGEILRKPMLEITPLGCLNVHPSLLPKYRGASPIPAAILNGDPVTGVSIMKLVRKLDAGPLVAQCAIGVARDDVTGSLSIRLAELAAEMIPAIALGYARGTRVPIDQDHAAATFTREWTTDDARIDWSRPAVEIERLIRAADPWPVAWTTIDGERFRVTAASVVVASDVDNSPGEIVVVGGDVMTQTGQGMLRLVRVQPAGKKEMNAADWWRGRRGGAVTFQ from the coding sequence ATGGTCAGCAAGCTTCGCATTGTGTTTCTTGGCTCACCCGAAATTGCTATCCCCTCACTGCAGGCACTCGCGCGGCACCCGGAGATAGATGTCCGTCTCGTCGTCACACAGCCCGACCGGCCGGCCGGCCGGGGCCGGCGGTTGACTCCGCCACCGGTGCGCCTCGCGGCGGACGCGCTCGGTATCGATGTCATTCAACCTGAGACGCTCCGTGATCCCGTGGCGCTCGATCGCATCCGTCAGTCCGAGCCCGACCTGCTGGTGGTGGTCGCCTTCGGCGAGATTCTGCGCAAGCCGATGTTGGAGATCACGCCACTGGGCTGTCTGAATGTCCACCCGTCACTCCTGCCGAAATACCGGGGCGCGTCACCAATCCCTGCCGCGATTCTCAACGGCGACCCGGTGACAGGTGTCTCGATCATGAAGCTGGTTCGAAAGCTTGACGCCGGCCCGCTCGTGGCCCAATGCGCGATCGGTGTTGCGCGCGACGATGTGACGGGTTCGCTGTCCATCCGTCTTGCCGAGCTCGCCGCTGAGATGATTCCGGCGATCGCGCTCGGTTACGCGCGTGGGACCCGTGTCCCGATCGATCAGGATCATGCCGCGGCGACGTTCACCCGTGAGTGGACGACCGACGATGCGCGTATCGACTGGTCGCGGCCGGCGGTCGAAATCGAGCGGCTGATCCGCGCCGCCGATCCGTGGCCAGTGGCCTGGACAACCATCGACGGCGAGCGCTTCCGTGTCACCGCGGCGAGCGTCGTTGTTGCTAGCGACGTCGACAACAGTCCCGGAGAAATCGTGGTCGTCGGCGGTGATGTCATGACACAGACAGGTCAGGGCATGTTGCGCCTCGTGCGTGTTCAGCCGGCCGGCAAGAAGGAGATGAACGCGGCTGACTGGTGGCGCGGCCGTCGCGGTGGCGCCGTGACCTTTCAATAG
- a CDS encoding DUF2298 domain-containing protein, whose product MSIRRLTPTPHAVALIAIFLLAGFLRVYGMNWDQGTYLHPDERFIAIVSSERIDFPSLSNIGSLFDPAHSPINPRRDGPDGKPLSFAYGTLPLYVQSAVSWAVNHVSDRNYRDYSNIYRVGRPLNVMIDLGTLLIVYLLARRMSGRSAALVAALLYATAVLPIQLSHFFTVDIWLTFFVTATLYFAIRFADRPSFGRAAALGIPVGCALATKASVAALLLPLGLMALAAVMRATDRRLVIGYLALAGVVAVTLFTVFEPYAIVRSGPFFTDISTQAEIVRGRWDVPFTRQFVGLTPGLYEARNLFLYGLGPAMVIASIVATIWAARHAWQRRDVAWGVLLLWMAAYGATLLMTEARFLRYSLPLIPVFAVFVGALLTRPTAARLRKLRATAAVVVLAGTAIWAFGFVSIYSHQNSRIAASHWMFANIPPGSTVSIETWDDGLPLPYPGAPANTFVQIPFDMYGDLAPDDKIQQIAEGLASVDYVILSSDRLADSIDNEPWRYAVQIDYYRRLAAGELGFQLVYEGKVEPGLFGLRLNDRPADESFTVYDHPHVRIYKKVDSLSAAEIHERLLWGASQPWYPMRNAPNKTLMLGVPASETPTSNDANWNSVAISNMPFAIVVWLLAIELLGLAVAPIAATAFRASPDRGAFSARMIGLLMVGWLVWIGASLNWWPARTLVVSIITIAVAACAWGWYVLRKRSGRPIELPSVRVWLAALGIWGTGFAFFLMLRAIYPDFWQTWFGGEKPFELAYLRAIARSTEFPPYDPWYSGGIINYYYYGWHLVATVTRLTGLGVSLGFQLAVATIPALLILQIVGLTTTITSSWRQRRPRPTVIIAAVTSVVAVSIIGNLDALAQIISMRGLPRTGFDFWRSTRVIDFTINEFPYFTAIWADLHPHMIDLPVIMLVLTLVSGLVLAPPRDRQTVIVVFSLLALALGTAAVTNSWDAPLCAGTILAGGIWAGARVGGRPGITIIVGAIAAIFAAWIMFLPFFSGFYSVVGDISRTATGSPLGEFLVVWGIFFLVVLVIVIADAVILGRRRTGWRDALVAGIACLAGGTAAFAFAVVRGGTVPLSAFVALWLAAGIISAGSAGAAPLRLGRVITIVSVVAAIGIGAIASHRPAAVIALSFALVAAWYAIQTRPARALPWILVGLGCLAIAGVEFVFISDDLSGGDWQRMNTVFKFYNQAWLLLGAGSALLLAHLWSRSRTLPAGDIDHRSAANKDITLVPHPRTAMRSAVVRRSACVVGAVAIVTGLLYPAFGTTARLAQDMPSSPQFLTLDGYAWMNGGTIQNATGDTIEFDGDLKAIEWLNANARGNPVILEASIGPYRGNGSRTSSATGLPTVLGWDRHQRQQRYPAGIDRRMSDVHTVYNDTSLPSKLEMLRRYDVRYVIVGDVERYWNSADNPAPYASAAGLDAFNALVGNGLTVAFESGHTRVYEVTPFARLAPAPGAVHIR is encoded by the coding sequence GTGAGTATTCGACGACTGACGCCGACACCACACGCGGTCGCTCTGATCGCTATCTTCCTGCTTGCCGGGTTCTTGCGTGTGTACGGCATGAACTGGGATCAGGGCACCTATCTCCATCCGGACGAGCGATTCATCGCCATCGTCTCGTCGGAACGCATCGACTTCCCGTCGCTCTCGAACATCGGGTCTCTTTTTGACCCGGCCCACAGCCCGATCAATCCGCGCCGCGACGGCCCGGACGGAAAGCCGCTCTCCTTCGCGTATGGAACTCTCCCGCTCTACGTTCAGAGCGCCGTCAGTTGGGCAGTGAATCACGTCTCCGACCGGAACTACCGGGACTACAGCAATATCTACCGCGTCGGCCGGCCGTTGAACGTGATGATCGATCTCGGGACGTTACTGATCGTTTATCTGCTGGCGCGCCGGATGTCGGGTCGTAGCGCGGCGCTCGTCGCGGCGCTGCTGTACGCGACGGCAGTACTGCCGATCCAGTTGAGCCATTTTTTTACGGTCGACATCTGGTTGACATTTTTCGTCACTGCGACGCTCTACTTCGCGATCCGCTTCGCCGACAGACCGTCGTTCGGTCGCGCGGCTGCTCTCGGCATACCGGTCGGGTGCGCCCTTGCGACCAAGGCCAGCGTCGCAGCGCTGTTACTCCCGCTTGGCCTGATGGCACTCGCAGCCGTCATGCGCGCCACCGATCGCCGCCTCGTCATCGGGTATCTCGCCCTGGCCGGCGTTGTCGCGGTCACTCTGTTCACCGTCTTCGAGCCGTACGCGATCGTGCGCTCCGGGCCGTTCTTCACCGACATCAGCACGCAAGCGGAGATCGTGCGAGGCAGGTGGGACGTGCCATTTACCCGTCAGTTCGTTGGGTTGACGCCCGGCTTGTATGAGGCGCGCAACCTGTTCCTGTACGGGCTGGGACCAGCGATGGTCATCGCCAGCATCGTTGCAACGATCTGGGCCGCGCGCCATGCATGGCAGCGACGTGATGTGGCGTGGGGAGTTCTCCTCCTCTGGATGGCAGCGTACGGCGCCACGCTGCTGATGACCGAGGCACGATTCCTACGGTATTCGCTGCCGTTAATCCCGGTGTTCGCGGTCTTCGTCGGTGCTCTCCTGACGCGGCCGACGGCAGCGCGCCTCAGGAAGCTTCGCGCGACCGCTGCAGTCGTCGTGCTCGCAGGGACTGCCATCTGGGCGTTCGGCTTCGTCTCGATCTACAGTCACCAGAACTCGCGCATCGCGGCATCACACTGGATGTTCGCCAACATTCCGCCCGGATCCACCGTGTCGATCGAAACGTGGGATGACGGGTTGCCACTCCCCTACCCGGGAGCACCGGCCAACACTTTCGTCCAGATACCGTTCGACATGTATGGCGACCTCGCGCCCGACGACAAAATCCAGCAGATCGCTGAAGGTCTGGCGTCTGTAGATTATGTCATTCTATCGAGTGATCGGCTGGCGGATTCTATCGACAACGAGCCGTGGCGATACGCGGTTCAGATCGACTATTATCGCCGTCTGGCCGCTGGCGAGCTGGGATTTCAGCTTGTCTATGAGGGGAAAGTCGAGCCGGGGCTGTTCGGGCTTCGTCTCAACGACCGGCCTGCCGACGAGAGCTTCACCGTCTACGATCATCCGCACGTGCGGATCTACAAGAAGGTCGATTCCCTCTCGGCGGCGGAAATCCACGAGCGGCTGCTCTGGGGCGCCTCGCAGCCCTGGTATCCAATGCGTAACGCGCCGAACAAAACACTGATGCTTGGCGTTCCGGCGAGTGAGACACCAACCAGCAACGATGCCAACTGGAACTCCGTCGCGATAAGCAACATGCCGTTTGCGATCGTGGTCTGGTTGCTCGCAATCGAGTTGCTGGGGCTGGCAGTGGCGCCGATCGCGGCTACCGCGTTTCGAGCGTCGCCCGACCGGGGCGCGTTCTCTGCGCGGATGATCGGGCTGCTTATGGTTGGCTGGCTCGTCTGGATCGGAGCGAGCCTCAACTGGTGGCCGGCTCGGACATTGGTGGTCTCGATCATCACGATCGCCGTCGCGGCGTGTGCCTGGGGCTGGTATGTACTCCGAAAGCGCAGCGGCAGGCCGATCGAGCTTCCGTCTGTCCGAGTCTGGCTGGCGGCGCTCGGGATCTGGGGCACAGGGTTCGCATTCTTCCTCATGTTGCGGGCCATCTACCCCGATTTCTGGCAAACGTGGTTTGGCGGCGAGAAGCCGTTCGAATTGGCTTATCTCCGCGCGATCGCCCGATCGACCGAGTTTCCGCCGTACGATCCCTGGTATTCCGGCGGCATCATCAACTACTACTACTACGGTTGGCACCTTGTTGCGACGGTTACCAGGCTCACCGGTCTCGGAGTCAGCCTTGGCTTCCAGCTCGCAGTCGCGACAATTCCAGCGTTGCTGATACTCCAGATCGTCGGGCTCACGACGACGATCACAAGCTCATGGCGCCAGCGCCGGCCGCGCCCAACGGTGATCATCGCAGCAGTCACATCAGTCGTTGCGGTCAGTATCATCGGCAACCTGGATGCGTTGGCACAGATCATCTCTATGCGCGGGTTGCCACGAACAGGATTCGACTTCTGGCGTAGCACGCGCGTCATCGATTTCACGATCAACGAGTTCCCGTATTTCACGGCGATCTGGGCGGATCTGCATCCACACATGATCGACCTGCCGGTCATCATGCTCGTCCTGACGCTGGTTTCAGGTCTCGTCCTCGCTCCGCCCCGGGATCGACAGACAGTCATCGTGGTCTTCAGCTTGCTCGCGCTCGCACTCGGCACAGCCGCGGTCACCAACTCATGGGATGCCCCGCTCTGTGCCGGGACAATCCTCGCGGGCGGGATCTGGGCCGGCGCGCGAGTCGGGGGCCGACCCGGAATCACGATCATCGTGGGCGCCATCGCGGCGATATTCGCCGCCTGGATCATGTTCCTACCGTTCTTCAGCGGCTTCTATAGCGTCGTTGGCGATATCAGCCGAACGGCAACGGGGTCGCCGTTGGGCGAGTTTCTTGTCGTCTGGGGTATCTTCTTTCTCGTCGTGCTCGTTATCGTCATCGCCGACGCAGTCATTCTGGGGCGGCGAAGGACGGGATGGCGCGATGCGCTCGTCGCGGGCATAGCCTGCCTGGCAGGTGGAACAGCCGCGTTCGCGTTTGCTGTCGTGCGCGGCGGAACTGTGCCTTTGAGCGCGTTCGTCGCGCTATGGCTCGCGGCCGGCATCATCAGCGCCGGATCGGCCGGCGCTGCGCCACTGCGGCTCGGACGGGTCATCACAATCGTGTCCGTCGTTGCTGCCATCGGGATCGGCGCTATTGCGAGCCACCGACCAGCGGCTGTGATCGCCCTCTCTTTCGCTCTGGTCGCCGCCTGGTATGCCATCCAGACACGGCCTGCTCGGGCCCTGCCCTGGATCCTGGTTGGGCTGGGGTGTCTGGCTATCGCCGGTGTCGAGTTCGTCTTTATTTCGGACGATCTGAGCGGTGGCGACTGGCAGCGAATGAACACCGTCTTCAAGTTCTACAACCAGGCGTGGCTTCTGCTCGGAGCCGGATCAGCCCTGCTTCTTGCGCATCTCTGGTCGCGCTCTCGAACGCTGCCGGCCGGCGACATAGACCATCGCTCTGCCGCCAACAAGGACATCACGCTCGTGCCACACCCGCGTACCGCGATGAGATCGGCTGTCGTGCGTCGCTCAGCCTGCGTTGTCGGCGCGGTCGCAATCGTGACGGGCCTCCTGTATCCCGCGTTCGGGACGACAGCACGATTGGCACAAGACATGCCGTCGTCGCCCCAATTCCTGACGCTCGACGGATACGCCTGGATGAACGGCGGCACGATCCAGAACGCAACTGGCGATACGATCGAGTTCGACGGCGACCTGAAAGCGATCGAATGGCTCAACGCAAACGCGCGTGGCAACCCTGTAATCCTGGAAGCATCGATCGGTCCCTATCGTGGCAATGGCTCGCGGACCTCGAGCGCAACCGGGCTACCGACCGTGCTCGGCTGGGATCGCCACCAGCGACAACAGCGCTACCCTGCCGGGATAGATCGACGGATGAGCGACGTCCACACGGTCTACAACGACACGTCCCTGCCAAGCAAGCTGGAGATGCTTCGACGCTATGACGTCCGGTACGTCATCGTTGGGGATGTCGAACGCTACTGGAATTCCGCCGACAATCCCGCGCCATACGCCTCGGCAGCCGGCCTCGACGCGTTCAACGCGCTGGTTGGGAACGGGCTGACAGTCGCGTTCGAATCCGGACATACACGAGTGTATGAAGTCACACCGTTCGCGCGCCTTGCCCCGGCGCCGGGCGCAGTTCACATTCGATGA
- a CDS encoding DUF2298 domain-containing protein, with product MSDITTIVRWYGALSVVAVAALPFITWLGAGLGPLRTGLVRPLSIVVITAIVWWPAATVGLPFTTPIIVAALGIFAILNWGVWWRVGRPGLDLRQLVVAELVWVVLFAGYAWFRGFNPDIAYTEKPMEIALLTSISRSATAPAPDPWLAGYGINYYYFGYQTISTLVRLSAVPPATAFNLALATLFASVGTATMSAAGQLVRLARGSRVAVMLAAGVGPLLVLIAGNLETTRRLLIDGRSVIDAGWWQGVGWQASRIIVDHNVFRAGDSRETINEFPAFSFILGDLHPHVLTLPLLASILALGLSLLSLGTPVSRARLAAIGAMAGLLYASNSWDAPTGIALVLLMLVLARRGRIVDWLVDSIVVVISAAIAAFPFALHYSAPVGVPDGTVPGWITDLPIVGAIFNTFGIVAWRPSGARELAHRSRRLARDLRRVRHCGRHTRPEYPQG from the coding sequence ATGAGCGACATCACGACGATCGTTCGTTGGTATGGGGCGCTATCGGTAGTCGCGGTCGCGGCTCTGCCCTTCATCACGTGGCTTGGCGCAGGGCTCGGACCGCTTCGGACGGGGCTCGTCCGACCGCTGTCGATTGTCGTCATTACCGCGATCGTCTGGTGGCCCGCGGCAACGGTCGGGTTGCCGTTCACCACGCCGATCATCGTTGCGGCGCTGGGGATTTTCGCGATTCTCAATTGGGGAGTATGGTGGCGCGTTGGCCGGCCAGGTCTCGACTTGCGACAGTTGGTCGTGGCGGAGCTCGTCTGGGTAGTCCTCTTCGCCGGCTACGCATGGTTCCGTGGCTTCAATCCGGATATTGCCTACACCGAGAAGCCCATGGAGATCGCGTTGCTAACGTCGATCAGTCGATCAGCCACAGCGCCAGCCCCTGACCCGTGGCTAGCGGGTTACGGTATCAACTATTACTACTTCGGCTATCAGACGATCTCCACGCTCGTGCGGCTCTCTGCCGTGCCACCCGCGACCGCGTTCAACCTCGCGCTAGCAACGCTCTTCGCGTCAGTGGGAACGGCGACGATGTCCGCCGCCGGACAGCTCGTGCGACTTGCGCGGGGTTCGCGTGTGGCAGTCATGCTGGCTGCGGGCGTCGGGCCACTGCTCGTGCTCATCGCTGGCAATCTCGAGACAACGCGTCGCCTCCTTATCGATGGCCGATCGGTGATCGATGCGGGTTGGTGGCAGGGCGTTGGCTGGCAGGCGAGCCGGATCATCGTCGACCACAACGTCTTTCGGGCTGGAGACAGCCGCGAGACGATCAACGAGTTCCCAGCGTTTTCGTTCATTCTGGGCGATCTGCACCCGCATGTGCTGACGTTGCCGCTGCTTGCGTCGATTCTGGCCCTTGGGCTCAGCCTTCTATCGCTCGGCACACCAGTCAGCCGGGCGCGGCTCGCCGCGATTGGCGCGATGGCCGGCCTGCTCTATGCATCAAATAGCTGGGATGCTCCGACTGGCATTGCGCTTGTTCTCCTGATGCTCGTGTTGGCGCGTCGCGGCCGGATCGTTGATTGGCTGGTTGATTCGATCGTCGTTGTCATCTCCGCAGCCATCGCAGCGTTCCCCTTCGCCCTGCACTATTCCGCGCCGGTCGGAGTGCCCGACGGCACGGTTCCAGGCTGGATCACCGACCTCCCGATCGTTGGCGCCATCTTCAATACGTTTGGCATCGTCGCCTGGCGCCCATCGGGAGCAAGGGAGCTGGCCCATCGTTCACGGCGCCTGGCTCGCGATCTTCGTCGTGTTCGTCACTGCGGTCGCCATACGCGACCGGAGTATCCTCAAGGTTGA
- a CDS encoding DUF2298 domain-containing protein, giving the protein MFVTAVAIRDRSILKVDQRNRIWLLTAGLLALGIAVAWAPAVIVIGVPLSVAAWFVWRSRDLATQALAALFAFGFTLILIPEFFYIQDVFGDRMNTVFKLYFQAWLVLAVASAAASVVTVFRVTGFRRPAATVVLALIIGATLSYTPLSADDWASGFAQRRGLDGEAYIASAGHGDLEIIEWIRAHARDGDTIAEAPGCSYGVLDGVPLNRVSAFSGVPTIVGWLGHESQWRRGQIADIGTFLDTRAGVANAVVGGDRVDARPSPRFVVLGQQELRGNAVCPTIAKIAPDVETRLTEAGWVIVYETSGARIFARPGDATTSPRR; this is encoded by the coding sequence GTGTTCGTCACTGCGGTCGCCATACGCGACCGGAGTATCCTCAAGGTTGACCAGCGGAATCGCATCTGGCTGCTGACGGCAGGCCTTCTTGCGCTCGGTATCGCCGTCGCCTGGGCTCCCGCCGTCATCGTCATTGGTGTGCCGTTGTCGGTCGCTGCGTGGTTCGTGTGGCGTTCGCGGGATCTTGCGACGCAAGCGCTGGCGGCGCTGTTCGCATTCGGATTCACACTGATCCTCATCCCGGAGTTCTTCTACATTCAAGACGTCTTTGGCGACCGAATGAATACCGTTTTCAAGCTCTACTTCCAGGCGTGGCTTGTGCTAGCCGTGGCCAGCGCCGCAGCATCCGTGGTAACAGTATTCCGAGTTACCGGCTTCCGCCGGCCCGCCGCCACTGTCGTGCTGGCGTTGATCATCGGGGCGACGCTCTCATATACGCCCCTGTCGGCGGATGACTGGGCATCGGGCTTCGCGCAACGGCGTGGGCTTGATGGAGAGGCGTACATCGCCTCGGCAGGCCATGGCGATCTGGAGATAATCGAATGGATTCGTGCTCACGCGCGCGACGGGGACACAATCGCAGAAGCGCCCGGCTGCTCCTATGGAGTGCTCGACGGTGTGCCGTTGAATCGCGTGTCCGCCTTCAGTGGTGTTCCCACGATCGTCGGGTGGCTGGGACATGAAAGCCAGTGGCGACGCGGCCAGATTGCCGACATCGGAACGTTCCTCGATACTCGCGCGGGCGTCGCGAATGCGGTAGTTGGCGGAGACCGGGTTGACGCGAGGCCATCGCCAAGGTTCGTCGTACTTGGTCAGCAGGAGCTACGCGGCAATGCCGTGTGCCCGACCATTGCGAAGATCGCTCCGGACGTGGAGACTCGACTCACTGAAGCCGGATGGGTTATTGTCTACGAGACATCGGGCGCCCGCATTTTCGCCCGACCTGGTGACGCGACTACGTCGCCACGTCGTTGA
- the infC gene encoding translation initiation factor IF-3, which produces MNERIRIREVRLIDEDGTQLGVVLTRDALDIAREKGLDLVEVQPNAMPPVCRLMDYGRFRYEESRRERESRRKAKGSTLKEVRMAPKIDDHDIQTKARQAQRFLEAGDKVKISVLFRGREMLHQDIGRNLLVQLVQQLAEISTVDQDPRMEGRSMSVLLSPKKDLQRPDATRVAQESTQDQPSADPAT; this is translated from the coding sequence GTGAACGAACGCATTCGTATCCGCGAGGTACGGCTTATCGACGAAGACGGAACGCAGTTGGGTGTGGTCCTGACCCGCGACGCGCTTGATATCGCGCGCGAGAAGGGTCTTGACCTCGTTGAGGTTCAACCAAACGCGATGCCGCCGGTGTGCCGCCTCATGGATTATGGTCGGTTCCGGTACGAAGAGAGCCGCCGCGAGCGCGAGTCCCGTCGGAAGGCGAAGGGCTCAACGCTCAAGGAAGTTCGCATGGCGCCGAAGATCGACGATCACGACATCCAGACGAAAGCACGCCAGGCACAGAGGTTCCTCGAGGCCGGCGACAAGGTGAAGATCTCGGTTCTGTTCCGCGGCCGCGAGATGCTTCACCAGGACATCGGTCGCAACCTTCTGGTGCAACTGGTTCAGCAGTTGGCTGAAATCAGCACGGTGGACCAGGATCCACGCATGGAAGGTCGTTCGATGTCGGTTCTGTTGAGTCCGAAGAAAGACCTGCAGCGCCCGGATGCCACTCGTGTGGCTCAGGAGTCGACGCAGGACCAACCAAGCGCCGATCCCGCGACCTGA